The Streptomyces fungicidicus nucleotide sequence GCCGGCCGTGAGGCCGCCGTCGCCGTCGTAGGTGAACCGGACCTGCTGGTTCTTCTGGATCGGCTCGGAGAGCGTGATCAGCAGGGAGTCGGGGTCGCCGGGGTAGGCCGACACCGACTTGACCGGCATGGCGGTCGTGTCGGCTTCGACCTTGAGGTGGCCGGCCACCTCGGCGAGCCCGCCCACCGGGTCCTCGAAACGGGCGCGCAGTCTGCGGCCGTCCTCGGTGACGGTGGGCTCGACCGGGAAGACCTCGAAACCGGCGGGCGGGGTGAACGCCGTTGTCGGCACGAGCTGCTTGGGCATCGTCGGCGTGGACCAGCGCAGGAACATGTTCGCCCCGCCGACGTCCTGGAACATCTCCATGCGGAAGTCGTGCTTCTCACCGGCGGTCAGCTCGACCGCCGCGCTGGTCTGTTCCTTGTCCCAGTCGCCCACCCAGTGGTCGATGACCGGTTCGCCGTCGATGAAGAGCCGGAAACCGTTGTCGCCGATGGCGTGGAAGGTGTATTCGCCGGTCTCCGGTGCCTCGATCTGCCCGGTCCAGCGGGCGGTGGTGTGCTCCGTGCGCCCGGTCAGCTCCTCGAAGGTGCTGGTCAGACCGGAGAAGTTGATCTGCGGTTCCAGCAGGGTGCCGCCGAGTTCGGCGAAGTCCCGGGCGCCCGGCGCCGACATGCTGAAGTACTCGCCCTTCAGGCCGTGCACCACGACATCGGCGTCGGCGGCGCTCGCGCTCGCGGAGACGCCGGCGAGCGGCACCGCGGCCGACGCGGCCGGTGCCAGCGCGCCCGTGGACAGCGCCAGGGCCGTCACGGTCAGGAGGGTCCACCATCGGGATCTCGGGCGGGTGAGTTGTCTTGTCATCGAACCTTTCCTCGCGCAGAGGGCTTGGGGCCGGCACGAAGCAGGGGGCGGCATCGGCTCGGCCCCGGATTCCTTCCAACGTTGGAAATCCGGTGTGCAGCGGAATGACAACACGGCGGCCGGGCGCTGTCCAGGGATCGCGCACAGCTGACGTGCCGTCAGAAGCGCGCAGGGGCACGGGCGGGCGGCCGGCGGGCGGATTCCCGGGGCGTGCACCCGTATTGACATGCCCGGCCCCATCCCACAACCCTGGGAGGGCGCACCTTTCATCGATGTAAATCTCCGTCAACGGAGGTGAAACGGGACGATGGGACTCTCTCACCGTCTGGCGGGCGCAGTCGGCTTCGTGCTGTCCGGTGTCCTCGCCGCCGCCCTGCCCCTGACGTCCGCGGAGCCCGCCCGGGCGGACCAAACCGGGCTGCGCGCCGCGGACCCGAGCGTGATCCGGGTGGGCGGCACCTACATCTCCGTGCAGTCGGCGGGCGGCGGCATCGCCGTACGGCAGGCTCCGTCGACGGACGCGCTGGACTCGGCGGCCCCCCGGCAGGTCTGGTCGGACACCCGCGACCGCGGTGAGGTCTGGGCTCCGGAGATCGTGCGGGACGGCGGCCGCTACTACATCTACTTCTCCGCGGGGCGCGGTGCGGCCCACCGGATGTACGTGATCAGCTCGGCGAGCCCCGACAGCGGCTACTCCGCCGAGACGAAGCTCGCCCTGCCGGACGACAAGTGGGCCATCGACGGAACCCTGTTCACCTTCGACGGGCAGCGCTGGTTCGTCTGGTCCGGCTGGGCCGGCGACACCAACGTCGAGCAGAACCTGTACATCGCCCGGATGAGCGGCCCGACCACGCCGACCGGCGCCCGGCACATCATCTCCCAGCCCAGGGAGAGCTGGGAGCGGGTGGTGGGCAACCCGTTCATCAACGAGGGGCCGGAGCCGGTCAGGGACCCCAGCGGGCAGCTGCACATCGTGTACTCCGCCAACGGCAGCTGGAGCGACCAGTACTGCCTGGCCGACCTGCGGCTGCGGGCGGGCGGCGACCCGACGTACGTGTGGGACTGGTACAAGTCCAACGGCTGCCTGTTCGGCTCCCACCGGGCCACCATGATGGCCGGCTGGGACCCGACGCTGTACGTCAACGGTCCCGGCCACCACAGCTTCGTCCTGCTGAACGGCGACATCGGCACCAGCCCGCCCGCCGGCCCCCGGTTCCCGCTGATGTTCCACGCGGTGCCGAAGGGCACGCCGTACGCCTGGGAGAACCGGTACTGGTACACGGGCACGTTCTGCTGGTGGGGCGACACCACCTACAGCCGCGCCAACGTGCCCGGGCCGAACAGGGACACCGGCTGGAGCCTGAAGTTCTTCGAGTAGGTCAGCCCTCGCCGTCCGCGAACGGCCCGCCGGCCGCGAAGGCGTGGGCGGCGAAGCGTTCGCCGATGCGGCGGTGGGCGGCCGCGTCGGGGTGCAGCCGGTCGGGCAGCGGCAGTTCGCGGTGGTCCGCCTCGCCGTAGAGGTCCCGGCCGTCGAGGTGGTACAGGTTCGGGTCGTCCGCCGCGCGCTGTGCCACGACGCGCCTCAGCTCGTCGCGGATGACGTTGAGTGTCAGCTTGCCCGCGTCCCGTTCCGCGGGGTCACCGGTGGCGGTGAACAGGAGCCGGCCCTCGCCGAGACGGCTGAAGTCGTAGGCGGTGGGTCCGGGTGTGTCCTCGTGGAGGGGACACAGGATCGGCGAGACGACCAGCAGCGGCGTGGCGGGGTGGCCGTCGCGGATGGTGTCGAGGAAACCGTGGACCGCCGGGGTGAAGGCGCGCAGCCGCATCAGGTCGGCGTTGACCAGGTTGATGCCGATCTTGACGCTGATCAGGTCGGCGGGCGTGTCGCGCATGGTCCGGGCGATGAAGGGGTCCAGCAGGGCGCTGCCGCCGAAGCCCAGGTTGACCAGTTCCACTCCGCCCCGGGCCGCGGCGAGCGCGGGCCAGGTGGTGGTGGGGCTCGCGGCGTCCGAGCCGTGGCTGATGGAGCTGCCGTGGTGCAGCCACGTCCTGCGGCCGTCGGCGGGCGCCGGCGCTACGGGGGCGTCGGTGCGCAGGGCGAGAAGTTCGGTGGTCTCGTTGTGCGGCAGCCAGATCTCGACGGTCTTGTCGTCTGCGGACAGGCCGGTGAAGCGGAGGGTGGAGGCGGGGCCGGCGGCGTGCTCGGCGGTTCCCGTGGCCATGTCGATGGTCAGGGTGTTGCCGCCGGACGCCGTCGCCCGGCCCACCGGGCGTCCGTCCACGAGCAGGTCGTACACGCCGTCGGGGCGGGGCGGGACGCCGGTGTAGACCCGTTTGGTGGGCAGCGTGTCGAGTTCGACGGCGGTCGCCCGGGTGCGGAAGACCAGCCGTATGCCGGAGGGCTGGGACTCGGCCATGGCGAGCTGTCCGTCGGCGTGCCGGGCTCGGATGCGGGCGGGCAGGCGGTGGGGCAGGATCCCGGCGCCGGTGTGCTCCAGGTCGAGGGCGCCGCGCACGATGTCCGCGGTGATGGGTGTGGTGGTCCAGGCGGGCGGGGTGGAGGTCATCGGTTCGTTCCATCGGTAGGGGCGGCTGGGTGGTTCGGGGTGGCGGTCAGGGCGCGGGCCAGTTCCGCAGCAGGGCGTCCAGCGCGTCGAGGACGCGTGTCCAGGTCTCCTGCGTGTCGGGGGCGCTGTGGCTGAACCCGCCGCCCATCTCGATGCTGACGTAGCCGTGGAACACGCTGCCCAGCAGCCGGACGGCGTGGGTCTGCTCCGGTTCCGCCAGGTCGTAGCCGCGCAGCAGGGCGCGGGTCATCCGGGCGTGCCGGACCCCCGCGCTGCCGGCGGCCGCTTCCGGGCTGAGCCGGTACTGGGCCGCCGCGTAGCGGCCGGGGTGCTCGCGCGCGTAGTCGCGGTAGACGTCGGCCAGCGCGGTCAGGGCGTCCTTGCCCGCCCGCCCGGCCAGGGCGTCGGCGGCACGGTCGGCCATCTCCTCCAGGGCGAGCAGCGCGATCCGTGTCCTGAGGTCCTCGGAGTTCCTCAGGTGGGAGTACAGGCTCGCCACCTTGACGTCGGAACGCCGGGCGAGCTCGGAGACGGTCACCCGGTCGAAGCCGACCTCGTCGGCGAGTTCCGCTCCCGCCCTGGTCAGTCGCTCGGCGGTCAGCCCTGCGCGCGCTGCCATAACCATCCTCTCCCTCGGCTAGAGCAAGTATGCATTTGCCTAAACGGTTTAGGCAAATGGCCGAGTGGCGCACCCGCCGGTGGACGCCGTTGTCAGTGGTGGGCGGCAGGATGCGACGCATGACAACACCTGCAGCAGTGATCGTGGACGCCGCCGCCTACGCCCAGGCCGTCGAGGACGCGGTGCGCGCGGCGGCCGCCTACTACGGCGGCGGCACCTCGGCGCTGGACGACGACGCGTACGACCGGCTGGTGCGCGGGATCGCCGACTGGGAGGCGGAGCATCCCGACGCGATACTGCCGGGCTCCCCCACCGGGAAGGTCGCCGGCGGAGCGGTGGAGGGCGACGTACCGCACACGGTGCCGATGCTCAGTCTCGACAACGTGTTCTCCGCGGAGGAGTTCACCGCCTGGACTGCCTCCCTGGCCCGCCGCATCGGCCACGACGCGGCACGCTTCAGTGTGGGTCCGAAGCTGGACGGGCTGGCCGTCGCCGCCCGGTACAGCGACGGCCGGCTCACCCGGCTGATCACCCGCGGGGACGGGACGGCCGGGGAGGACGTCTCGCACGCGATCGGCACCGTCGAGGGGCTGCCGGAGAAGCTGGAGGAGCCGGTCACCGTCGAGGTGCGCGGTGAAGTCCTCATGACGACCGCCCAGTTCGAGCACGCCAACGAGGTGCGCACCGCTCACGGCGGACAGCCGTTCGCCAACCCGCGCAACGCGGCCGCGGGCACGCTGCGGGCCAGGGATCGGGTCTACACCGTGCCGATGACGTTCTTCGGCTACGGCCTGCTGCCCCTGCCCGGCACCGACCCCGCCCTCGCCGGGCGGCTGGACGATCTCCCGCACAGCGAGCTGATGGCACTGGCCGGCGATCTCGGGGTGCACACCAGTGCCCGGACCGCGGTCCCCGACGTCGTCGCCGGGACCGTCGAGGAGGTGCTGGCCCGGGTGAAGGAGATCGCCGCGGCGCGCGCCGAACTGCCCTTCGGCATCGACGGGATCGTCATCAAGGCCGACCTCGCCGAGGAGCAGCGGGCCGCCGGGTCCGGCTCCCGCGCCCCGCGCTGGGCGATCGCCTACAAGCTGCCCGCCGTCGAGAAGATCACCCGGCTGCTGGAGGTGGAGTGGAACGTCGGACGCACCGGGATCATCGCGCCCCGGGGCGTCCTCGAGCCGGTGGTCATCGACGGCTCCACCATCACCTACGCCACCCTGCACAACCCGGCCGACATCACCCGCCGCGACCTGCGTCTCGGCGACCACGTCATGGTCCACCGCGCGGGTGACGTCATCCCCCGCATCGAGGCCCCGGTGGCCCATCTGCGCACGGGCGAGGAGCAGCCGATCGTGTTCCCCGCGCAGTGTCCGCGCTGCGGTTCGGACATCGACACCGGCGAGGAGCGCTGGCGGTGCGCCCAGGGCCGCAACTGCCACCTGGTCGCCTCCCTCGCCTACGCCGCGGGCCGCGACCAGCTCGACATCGAGGGCCTGGGCGCCACCCGCGTGGTGCAGCTCGTCGACGCGGGACTGGTGGCCGACCTCGCCGACCTGTTCGCCCTGCGGCGCGAGCAACTGCTCGCGCTGGAGCGCATGGGGGAGACCAGCACCGACAACCTGCTCGCCGCGCTCGCCAAGGCCAAGGAGCAGCCGCTGTCGAGGGTGCTGTGCGCACTGGGCGTGCGGGGAACCGGACGGTCGATGTCCCGGCGCATCGCCCGGTACTTCGCCACCATGGACGGCATCCGCGCGGCCGACGCCGACGCCATGCAGCGGGTCGACGGCATCGGCGCGGAGAAAGCCCCGTCGATCGTCGCGGAGCTGGCCGAACTCGCCCCGCTCATCGACAGACTGGCCGCCGCCGGCGTCAACATGACCGAGCCCGGCGCCACCCCGCCGCCGGCCGCCGACGCGGCCCCCGCGGGCGACGCCCCGGCGGACGGCGGCCCTCTGGCCGGCATGACGGTGGTGGTCACCGGCGCGATGACCGGCAGCCTGGAGAAGCTCTCCCGCAACGAGATGAACGAACTGGTCGAACGGGCCGGAGGGCGTTCCTCCTCCAGCGTCTCCCGCAAGACCTCCCTCGTGGTCGCGGGCGAGGGGGCCGGTTCCAAGAGGGCGAAGGCCGAGCAGCTCGGCGTCCGGCTGGCCACGCCCGACGAGTTCGCCGCCCTGGTCGCCGGCTTCCTCGGCTGACCCGGCCGGGGCCTGCGCCCGCTCCGGGCGCAGGCAGGGGGGCGCCTCAGGCGCCGGCGGTGAACGCGCCGGCGTGTTCCGCGGCCCACTGGGCGAAGGTGCGGGCCGGGCGGCCGGTGACCTTCTCGACCGTGTCGAGGACCGTGCGGCCCACTTCCGGGGTGTTGCCGTACGCCTCGAGCAGGAAGCCGATGACGTCCTCCGGGTGCCCGGCCGCCCGCCACTGGGCGACGGCTTGCTCCCGCGTCAGCTCGACCAGGGTGATGTCCCGGCCGCGGGCGGCGGCGATCGCCGTCACCTTGTCGCCGACGGTCAGCAGCTCGGGGCCGGTGATCAGGTACTCCTGGCCGGCGTGTCCGTCCTCGGTGAGCGCCACGGCGGCGACGGCGCCGATGTCGCCCTCGTGGACCATGGCGCTGAGCCGGCCGACGAACGGTTCGCGCACCTCGTCCGACGCGGCGACGCCGTCCGCCCACTCCAGGGCGTTCCCCATGAACTCGACCGGCATCAGCACGGTCCAGTCGACGCCGTCGTCGGCGCGCACGGCGTCCTCCAGCAGGGACGGCCCGCCGCCGTGCAGCACGGTGACCCGGCGCACACCGGCCGCGCGGGCCAGCTCCAGGATCCGCGGGCCGGTCTCCAGCGGGGCGAAGCGGGCTCCGCCGAAGGTGATCAGGTGAAGTCCGGTGACGCCCTCCAGGGCCGGGATCAGGCTCTCGGGCTCGGTCAGATCGCCCTGGAAGACCTCGACGCCGGCCGGGAACACGGCCGCGGCGGCGTCCCTGGTGAACGCGCGCACCGCGTGCCCCCGGGCGAGCAGTTCGGCGACGACCTGGCGTCCGACGGTACCGGTGGCGCCCGTGACGAGAATCGTGTGGCTTTCAGTCATGGGACGACCGTAGGAAGCCTCGCGGTCAGGTTCCGTCCGCGATCGACTCCGTCGGCGGCCCGGCCTCGACACCCGGCCCGCGAGATCTTCGGCGGCGCCGAGCTCTCCGGCGGCCAGTGGCAGCGGCCGGCCTGCTCCCGCGCCCCTGTACCGGCGCC carries:
- a CDS encoding GDSL-type esterase/lipase family protein — its product is MTSTPPAWTTTPITADIVRGALDLEHTGAGILPHRLPARIRARHADGQLAMAESQPSGIRLVFRTRATAVELDTLPTKRVYTGVPPRPDGVYDLLVDGRPVGRATASGGNTLTIDMATGTAEHAAGPASTLRFTGLSADDKTVEIWLPHNETTELLALRTDAPVAPAPADGRRTWLHHGSSISHGSDAASPTTTWPALAAARGGVELVNLGFGGSALLDPFIARTMRDTPADLISVKIGINLVNADLMRLRAFTPAVHGFLDTIRDGHPATPLLVVSPILCPLHEDTPGPTAYDFSRLGEGRLLFTATGDPAERDAGKLTLNVIRDELRRVVAQRAADDPNLYHLDGRDLYGEADHRELPLPDRLHPDAAAHRRIGERFAAHAFAAGGPFADGEG
- the ligA gene encoding NAD-dependent DNA ligase LigA, with product MRRMTTPAAVIVDAAAYAQAVEDAVRAAAAYYGGGTSALDDDAYDRLVRGIADWEAEHPDAILPGSPTGKVAGGAVEGDVPHTVPMLSLDNVFSAEEFTAWTASLARRIGHDAARFSVGPKLDGLAVAARYSDGRLTRLITRGDGTAGEDVSHAIGTVEGLPEKLEEPVTVEVRGEVLMTTAQFEHANEVRTAHGGQPFANPRNAAAGTLRARDRVYTVPMTFFGYGLLPLPGTDPALAGRLDDLPHSELMALAGDLGVHTSARTAVPDVVAGTVEEVLARVKEIAAARAELPFGIDGIVIKADLAEEQRAAGSGSRAPRWAIAYKLPAVEKITRLLEVEWNVGRTGIIAPRGVLEPVVIDGSTITYATLHNPADITRRDLRLGDHVMVHRAGDVIPRIEAPVAHLRTGEEQPIVFPAQCPRCGSDIDTGEERWRCAQGRNCHLVASLAYAAGRDQLDIEGLGATRVVQLVDAGLVADLADLFALRREQLLALERMGETSTDNLLAALAKAKEQPLSRVLCALGVRGTGRSMSRRIARYFATMDGIRAADADAMQRVDGIGAEKAPSIVAELAELAPLIDRLAAAGVNMTEPGATPPPAADAAPAGDAPADGGPLAGMTVVVTGAMTGSLEKLSRNEMNELVERAGGRSSSSVSRKTSLVVAGEGAGSKRAKAEQLGVRLATPDEFAALVAGFLG
- a CDS encoding TetR/AcrR family transcriptional regulator, with protein sequence MAARAGLTAERLTRAGAELADEVGFDRVTVSELARRSDVKVASLYSHLRNSEDLRTRIALLALEEMADRAADALAGRAGKDALTALADVYRDYAREHPGRYAAAQYRLSPEAAAGSAGVRHARMTRALLRGYDLAEPEQTHAVRLLGSVFHGYVSIEMGGGFSHSAPDTQETWTRVLDALDALLRNWPAP
- a CDS encoding NmrA family NAD(P)-binding protein; the protein is MTESHTILVTGATGTVGRQVVAELLARGHAVRAFTRDAAAAVFPAGVEVFQGDLTEPESLIPALEGVTGLHLITFGGARFAPLETGPRILELARAAGVRRVTVLHGGGPSLLEDAVRADDGVDWTVLMPVEFMGNALEWADGVAASDEVREPFVGRLSAMVHEGDIGAVAAVALTEDGHAGQEYLITGPELLTVGDKVTAIAAARGRDITLVELTREQAVAQWRAAGHPEDVIGFLLEAYGNTPEVGRTVLDTVEKVTGRPARTFAQWAAEHAGAFTAGA
- a CDS encoding glycoside hydrolase family 43 protein; the encoded protein is MGLSHRLAGAVGFVLSGVLAAALPLTSAEPARADQTGLRAADPSVIRVGGTYISVQSAGGGIAVRQAPSTDALDSAAPRQVWSDTRDRGEVWAPEIVRDGGRYYIYFSAGRGAAHRMYVISSASPDSGYSAETKLALPDDKWAIDGTLFTFDGQRWFVWSGWAGDTNVEQNLYIARMSGPTTPTGARHIISQPRESWERVVGNPFINEGPEPVRDPSGQLHIVYSANGSWSDQYCLADLRLRAGGDPTYVWDWYKSNGCLFGSHRATMMAGWDPTLYVNGPGHHSFVLLNGDIGTSPPAGPRFPLMFHAVPKGTPYAWENRYWYTGTFCWWGDTTYSRANVPGPNRDTGWSLKFFE